The Rhinoraja longicauda isolate Sanriku21f unplaced genomic scaffold, sRhiLon1.1 Scf002362, whole genome shotgun sequence region CAAtgctttctatgttttctaacacAAGGTGAGGCTCTGTTCaatttgcagtttattttgtgatgaatggtttcagaccagtcgacaggttgatGTTAATTCAAGCCCACGGACCAGAGAACAAGGTTTGTCTGGaggcaaatgaccaactcatACATGTGGCCTGTCCACAAGTAATTTCAGAGAGAGCTGCCACACACACCGACAATATTTGTGCCTATTTATCAAGAAATGCATGAGAACATGTTTACCATCATGGTGTGTACATCtggtacacgtagaaactgaaagaaatacTGTCCTGCATCACTCTCTGTACATCCTCGCCACCGCGCCACAGACAGTACTGCCGATGTCGCACAGTtcgggagactcaggttcaatctctACCTCCCGGGCCGCATGTGCAATGTTTCATCGCTCGTCGTCCGCCTCCGCGTTATTCCTGGCTGCCCTcttctttcctcccacatgcaatTGACCTGGCTATTAATTGTTTCTGTCACTACTGTTTATTGGCTTTAGGGCAGATGGATGCTACAATGTGGAGGGCAGTTGATATGAATGTGGGCGGAATTAAAAGCTGGGAACGTAATATACATTGGCGTTTGATGCGTTGCGTTGACTTCGTGGTCCAAACGCCACAGTCTCTGAACTTTGTCCGGGCTAAAGGTCAATTGGTCAACGTATCCAAGTTTGAAAGCCTTCTAATCAGCCAACGTTCCTCAGATACATTTGTGCAGGTCTTGTGACAGTAATGTCTCTTCTCTCCTTCATAGTGAACCTGTTGGCGATAGTGATACTCTGTCGAGGTAAATGCggactctccaaatgcatcacacgctacctggtggccatggcagtgtCTGATCTCCTGGTCGGCATCACTGATCCCTTTCTACGTCAGACTATTCCAATTTACTTCCCGTATTCTTTTCTGAACATTACTCCCGTGTGCACGACTGTCCTATTCCTGGTCTTTGCAACCACcgcggtctctgtctggctgacggtagccttcaccttcgatcggtttgtggccatttgttgtgagaagctgaaaataaaatattgtaccgagagaacggcggctgtggttatcggggcagtgatagtgctgggctgtttggagaATATCCCCAGCTGTTTTACGATAGATCCTGGCTACGAGTTTGATAATCTTCCCTGGCTGTGCTACACTAAACCCACCTACTATACGTCGTCTGCATGGATCGCATATGATGTCACACACCGCGTTCTGACTCCTTGTCTCCCGTTCTTTCTGATCCTTCTGCTCAATGTGCTGACGGTCAGGCGGATTGTAGCGGACAGCAGAGTCCGCAGGGGTCTCAGGGGCCGCAGCAACGGAGAGAATGAcaaggacccggagatggagaaccgcaggaaatccattgttttatTCTTTAGTATCACGGGCACTTTCGTATTGCTGTGGGCACCACAAGCTGTCTTTGTCATCTTTGCGGGTATTGCAAAGATCGGATATGACCTCTCCCCCACCGGTTATTACTATATCACGATTGTCGCTTCGGGGTTTttacagcttctcagtacctgcaccaacacatGTATATACGTGGtgacccagagtaaattcagacaggagctgatgaacgcGGTGAAATTCCCACTCAGGGCAATTCGTGCACTTGTTCGCTCATAAAGTCATGGTccaaacacaaacaaaaacaagctctttaaCCATCGATGCACGCCGACAATCTATCACCCATTTTCACTCATTCCAGTTTGTTATTCGTACTCCGTTAAACTGCCCAAACGTGGAACCTCAAACTTACAGGCTGAGAACAGGTTACGGAATACCTGCGGAATTCAGAGCCACAAAGCACGGAATCTGGTCCTGGGGCTCAGCTCTTCCATGCTCCTTCGACGTGAGTCCCATTTGCGTGCGATTGCCCATCATTCATCGTAATCATTCCTATTCATGCACTCTGTCCACATGTATTTTAaagtgtaggaaataaaaactgcagatgctggtgtaaatcgaaggtagacacaaaatgctggagtaactcagcgggtcaggcagtatctttggagagaaggaatgggtgacatctccaaACTGATGCAAATGCTCAGTTGTCCCATCTCATGAACTAGAGTTTGAAATGATTGCGTTTGTGTATTATTTAACTGTTTTGCTTCAATAACATATTAAAAAACACCTTTTTTGTTTCGCGCGGTACACGTAATAAAAAACCGTAAATcagcattctgcactctggtatttttttttttacactgacaagtgcatttgtacatagaatatggaaatgcACAGCGCAGGAATAGGCATTTCGGCCCATAATTTCTTGGCCGAACAAGATGTCAA contains the following coding sequences:
- the LOC144591849 gene encoding uncharacterized protein LOC144591849; its protein translation is MAAAIRLGLLTILASVTHAGKIRWCDPEQSVRIFHLCKGDVVVCNDGTPEASGTWNVTKQNYCNGILRQTTREVERGGRNRWGLPCWFQEYQFDFACRRNIRQDREDHGTQKNGLCFQETLQRDTHLQPKTLPGRTKIKIEVSDTKADQNMFLQTHNLLYSPESVVCYPSTSATKGIGSTHKMLLLRMGETGEDLPMLEDDYTESDGLVTVMSLLSFIVNLLAIVILCRGKCGLSKCITRYLVAMAVSDLLVGITDPFLRQTIPIYFPYSFLNITPVCTTVLFLVFATTAVSVWLTVAFTFDRFVAICCEKLKIKYCTERTAAVVIGAVIVLGCLENIPSCFTIDPGYEFDNLPWLCYTKPTYYTSSAWIAYDVTHRVLTPCLPFFLILLLNVLTVRRIVADSRVRRGLRGRSNGENDKDPEMENRRKSIVLFFSITGTFVLLWAPQAVFVIFAGIAKIGYDLSPTGYYYITIVASGFLQLLSTCTNTCIYVVTQSKFRQELMNAVKFPLRAIRALVRS